One window from the genome of Pseudomonas sp. L5B5 encodes:
- a CDS encoding TIGR00180 family glycosyltransferase — translation MRVQDKAGDEAFPLSEQFTLVVLTHESKALAQRALRYYSAYPCSILVLDSSGVADKALVREFPKVGYQHLPQLDLQAKLAQGAELVTTPYMAFVGDEDFLVRDGLCQALEFLETHSDYGFCQGYGVMYSIEGMETSYYLRDRKGVEDFASDSAHERISSFMGSFLTPFNAVVRTRLLRQWFGHLPCAAGLELEEIGRAFYLLASAKARVLPVPFIVRALGNGIVDRAAQLQAMLARKDAGAMTQREQFAELLAAMPLEVSGQPARSLKQAILEGFEAVAGCIANGPSPRGTKVFRSTWSEVGKQPVRAFEPEQFVELPFYNQPMFELLADIEFLMLAMPAGQSQLAALEGVLLRQEELLRVHPNDNAKTVRSRLWQALELNMFNATVAKRLAESMRDTDEVEVYRQLRTWSARLEGLPATNGSALFAGTRSGQLLNWLDGRDPKPAQLKSIANRLGKRAGGPQFQILLLDLDADMVKLQATFDSLMANHCKAFKLTVLTTGALPAVTTAQDIVHFIKVNAGSHIERLNQVVAQSTADWVMLMEAGDQFTSSGLLRASLELVGAEGIRAVAMDELQRQANGSLSAVFRPGVNLDLLQSAPALMARHWLFQRETLVQVGGFSREFTQAIELDLILRLIEDGGLAGLAHLAEPLLICQAAQVRDNAEERQVLTRHLANRGYRAQVSSARPGTYQIDYQHAERPLVSIILPSQDNFARLQRCLVSVLQRTRYQRYEVLIAENHSQDAELEGWLASLESHGERIRVLRSGQRLSASALHNAACREARGEYLVLLSSDAEVVNANWIESLLNQAQRPEVGVVGARLVNERGMTTQAGLVLGFNGHLGAAFAGVPKDAPGYMNSLWVEKNYSAVSGVCLMIAKALYDVVGGLDEEHFDQAFADVDLCLKTADAGYLTVLTPQAQVLHPGTLAEDSQAAAALKDKWGGRFAQDASYNENLALAGRSFTLKAESRVDWLQLLAH, via the coding sequence ATGCGGGTTCAAGATAAAGCAGGTGATGAGGCATTCCCACTGAGCGAGCAGTTCACGCTGGTGGTGTTGACCCACGAATCCAAGGCGCTGGCGCAGAGGGCTTTGCGCTACTACAGCGCCTATCCGTGTTCGATCCTGGTCCTGGACTCGTCCGGGGTGGCTGACAAGGCCTTGGTTCGCGAGTTTCCCAAGGTGGGTTATCAGCACCTGCCGCAACTGGATCTGCAGGCCAAGCTGGCTCAAGGCGCTGAATTGGTCACCACGCCTTACATGGCTTTTGTCGGTGACGAGGATTTCCTGGTTCGCGATGGGTTGTGCCAAGCCCTGGAGTTTCTGGAGACTCATTCCGACTATGGTTTTTGCCAGGGCTACGGGGTGATGTACTCAATAGAGGGCATGGAAACCAGCTACTACCTGCGTGACCGCAAGGGCGTGGAAGACTTCGCCAGCGACAGCGCCCACGAACGAATCTCGAGTTTCATGGGCAGCTTCCTGACGCCATTCAATGCGGTGGTGCGTACTCGACTGCTGCGCCAGTGGTTCGGCCACTTGCCCTGCGCTGCAGGGCTTGAGCTGGAGGAAATCGGTCGCGCTTTCTACCTGTTGGCCAGCGCCAAGGCGCGGGTTCTGCCAGTGCCTTTCATTGTCCGGGCGCTGGGAAATGGCATTGTGGATCGTGCTGCCCAGCTGCAGGCGATGCTGGCTCGCAAGGATGCAGGGGCCATGACGCAGCGAGAGCAGTTCGCCGAGTTGCTCGCCGCCATGCCTCTTGAGGTTTCCGGCCAGCCAGCACGATCGCTGAAACAAGCGATCCTGGAGGGGTTCGAGGCTGTTGCCGGATGTATTGCCAATGGTCCTTCGCCCCGGGGCACGAAGGTCTTTCGTTCGACCTGGAGCGAGGTCGGCAAGCAGCCGGTTCGCGCCTTCGAACCTGAACAGTTCGTGGAACTGCCGTTCTATAACCAGCCGATGTTCGAGTTGCTGGCCGATATCGAATTCCTGATGCTCGCCATGCCTGCGGGCCAGTCGCAGCTCGCTGCCCTGGAAGGGGTGTTGTTGCGCCAGGAAGAACTGCTGCGAGTTCACCCCAACGACAACGCCAAGACTGTTCGTAGCCGCTTGTGGCAGGCCCTTGAGTTGAACATGTTCAACGCTACCGTCGCCAAGCGCCTGGCCGAATCGATGCGTGATACCGATGAGGTCGAGGTGTACCGGCAGTTGCGGACATGGTCCGCGCGCCTCGAAGGGTTGCCGGCCACCAACGGTAGCGCCTTGTTTGCCGGTACCCGTTCTGGCCAGTTGCTCAATTGGCTGGATGGACGCGATCCCAAGCCGGCCCAGCTCAAGTCCATTGCCAACCGCCTGGGCAAGCGCGCCGGCGGTCCGCAATTCCAGATCCTGCTGCTCGACCTGGATGCCGACATGGTCAAGTTGCAGGCCACCTTCGATTCCCTGATGGCCAACCATTGCAAGGCGTTCAAGCTGACGGTCCTGACCACCGGCGCTCTGCCGGCCGTTACCACCGCCCAAGACATCGTGCATTTCATCAAGGTCAATGCCGGCAGCCATATCGAGCGCCTGAATCAGGTCGTGGCTCAATCCACTGCCGATTGGGTGATGCTGATGGAGGCGGGGGACCAGTTCACAAGCAGTGGGTTGCTGCGCGCCAGCCTCGAGCTGGTTGGCGCCGAAGGCATAAGAGCAGTGGCGATGGACGAGCTGCAGCGCCAGGCCAATGGCTCGCTGAGCGCGGTATTCCGTCCCGGGGTGAACCTGGACCTGTTGCAGAGCGCTCCGGCGCTGATGGCCCGCCATTGGCTGTTTCAGCGAGAGACGCTGGTGCAGGTCGGTGGGTTCAGCCGGGAATTTACCCAGGCGATCGAGCTGGACCTGATCTTGCGCCTGATTGAAGACGGCGGTCTGGCGGGCCTGGCCCATCTCGCCGAGCCGTTGTTGATCTGCCAGGCTGCCCAAGTCCGGGACAATGCTGAAGAGCGTCAGGTACTGACCCGGCATCTGGCCAATCGTGGCTATCGAGCCCAGGTCAGCTCGGCGCGACCGGGTACCTACCAGATTGACTATCAGCATGCCGAGCGCCCGCTGGTGTCGATCATCCTGCCCAGCCAGGACAACTTTGCCCGGTTGCAACGCTGCCTGGTCAGCGTGCTGCAGCGCACTCGCTACCAGCGTTATGAAGTGCTGATTGCCGAGAACCATAGCCAGGATGCCGAACTCGAGGGCTGGCTCGCCAGCCTGGAAAGCCATGGCGAGCGCATTCGTGTTCTGCGCAGCGGGCAGCGTCTGAGTGCTTCGGCCTTGCACAATGCGGCCTGCCGGGAAGCCCGGGGCGAATACCTGGTGCTGCTGTCTTCCGATGCCGAGGTGGTCAATGCCAACTGGATCGAGAGCCTGCTCAACCAGGCCCAGCGCCCGGAAGTCGGGGTGGTGGGTGCGCGATTGGTCAACGAGCGGGGCATGACCACCCAGGCCGGCCTGGTACTGGGGTTCAACGGTCACCTGGGCGCAGCTTTTGCCGGCGTGCCCAAGGATGCACCGGGCTACATGAACAGCTTGTGGGTGGAGAAGAACTACTCGGCGGTGTCCGGCGTCTGCCTGATGATCGCCAAGGCGCTCTACGACGTCGTGGGTGGCCTGGACGAAGAGCACTTCGACCAGGCCTTCGCCGATGTCGACCTGTGCCTGAAAACCGCCGATGCCGGATACCTCACCGTGCTGACGCCCCAGGCGCAGGTCCTGCACCCTGGCACCCTGGCCGAGGATTCGCAGGCGGCTGCGGCGCTGAAGGACAAGTGGGGAGGGCGTTTTGCCCAGGACGCCAGCTACAACGAGAACCTGGCACTGGCCGGCAGGAGCTTCACCCTGAAGGCCGAAAGCCGGGTGGACTGGCTGCAGTTGCTTGCCCATTGA
- a CDS encoding glycosyltransferase: MNQAPLVSIVIPAFNSRFFAQALDSALAQTYHPLEILVCDDSAGDEIQRIVEGLAEPAHPIRYLRNSRRLGLYKNLLRCVEEARGELVKVLCDDDRLFPPSVALQAAVLSAHPGVSLVLALRVFSDEGNFILPPRIENCRFAPGDVLLKAGDMAAIFETMRKNFLGNFSAAMMRRADMLALLPPLAQVGEGFVALLDLALFICLMRCGNLVALSTVLSCERLYPGRLSRSPEMLRAAAAEWDWLVRMLAERRGEPAPAPGWVRYVDLAVAGEQPHDWKELGVLHVLGNRSAVVNGRVGGESQSYEEFYRLWLEARRFSGQEQRLMPQRIASWPRQVNLVPVVIDVANDAGALQLTLDSLAGQLYPPQAVLVLSAAQGPDTDGVLYQPLQDDWVQQLNLLLPQLDGCDWFYLLRSGDRLQESALLVLAERIAHTPTMLCAYSDEGALVEGESTEPVFKPDFNLDLMRSYPYVGRTLAFSLERFLAEGGFDPQRGELAPQDLVWRLVESAGPQTIAHIADIQLESELSFGQWLSSAPVIQSSEALVAAHLQRIGVQYRIRHDDLPLLNRIDYLHGERPLVSIIVTCGDSLPALQYCVESLIEQTAYNHYEILLVDAGSQDPGMADWLAAMGQLGGSMLRVLAHAGASSQTALVNSVASQARGEYLLLLSHNARICSRDWLDELLNQAQRPEVGVVGARILATDGSILHAGQVLGLAGPVGSPFIGEALGVRGYMQRLQVVQNWSAVSADCLMVRKEVFDSLGGLDEQDFTGALGAADLCLRVDRDGYLVVWTPHATLMLGLGAGQPVAEADQEVFYRRWLPKIARDPAYNPALSLGFSSFSLDPPLRNNWNPFCSRALPLVLGLPVNSSAVGHYRVLSPLNALEEAGRIIARVAYESPTSVEIERLAPDSIVLQGRYSDGAASDILRMKKYSGALRIFELDDYVVNAPKKNSHARNKPANIERMLRDGIALCDRVVVTTQPLADLLSSMHSDIRVVPNMLAREPWARLTSQRGTSSKPRVGWGGGTSHTGDLEIIADVVRELADEVEWVFFGMCPEGLRPYVHEFHSAIGLQDYPFKLASLNLDLALAPLEFHIFNDCKSNLRLLEYGACGYPVICTDTEAYRGFLPCTKVRSNTTQEWLQAIRMHLADPVASYRMGDELREAVHRDFMLGSDNLQHWMWGWLAD, translated from the coding sequence GTGAACCAAGCCCCTCTAGTCAGCATCGTCATCCCCGCCTTCAACTCGCGCTTTTTTGCCCAGGCCCTGGACAGTGCCTTGGCGCAGACCTATCACCCCCTGGAAATCCTCGTTTGCGACGACAGTGCCGGCGATGAGATCCAGCGTATTGTCGAAGGCCTTGCCGAGCCCGCGCACCCGATTCGTTATCTGCGCAATTCCCGGCGCCTGGGGTTGTACAAGAACCTGTTGCGCTGTGTGGAGGAGGCCCGTGGCGAGCTGGTCAAGGTGCTGTGCGACGATGATCGGCTGTTCCCCCCAAGCGTTGCGCTGCAGGCCGCGGTTCTGTCCGCGCACCCGGGTGTCAGCCTGGTTCTTGCCTTGCGGGTTTTCAGTGATGAGGGAAACTTCATCCTGCCGCCGCGCATAGAAAACTGCCGCTTCGCTCCAGGAGATGTATTGCTCAAGGCCGGCGACATGGCGGCCATCTTCGAAACCATGCGCAAGAACTTCCTGGGCAACTTCAGTGCGGCCATGATGCGTCGTGCCGATATGCTGGCGTTGCTGCCGCCCCTGGCACAGGTGGGCGAGGGTTTTGTCGCCTTGCTCGACCTGGCACTGTTCATTTGCTTGATGCGGTGCGGCAACCTGGTGGCTCTTTCCACCGTGCTCAGTTGCGAACGCTTGTACCCGGGACGCTTGAGCCGCTCGCCGGAAATGCTCAGGGCCGCCGCTGCGGAGTGGGACTGGCTGGTGCGCATGCTGGCGGAACGTCGTGGCGAACCAGCGCCGGCGCCCGGGTGGGTCCGTTATGTGGATCTGGCAGTGGCCGGTGAGCAGCCCCATGACTGGAAGGAGCTCGGGGTGCTGCATGTGCTTGGCAACCGCAGCGCCGTGGTCAATGGCCGAGTCGGTGGCGAGAGCCAGAGCTATGAGGAGTTCTATCGCCTGTGGCTGGAGGCGCGCAGGTTCTCTGGGCAGGAACAGCGCTTGATGCCTCAGCGCATCGCCAGTTGGCCGCGGCAGGTCAACCTGGTGCCGGTGGTCATCGATGTGGCCAACGATGCCGGCGCCTTGCAGCTGACCCTGGACAGTCTGGCCGGGCAGCTGTATCCGCCCCAGGCGGTACTGGTGCTGTCGGCTGCGCAAGGCCCTGATACGGATGGGGTCTTGTATCAACCGCTGCAGGATGACTGGGTGCAGCAACTCAACCTGTTGCTGCCGCAGCTGGACGGCTGCGATTGGTTTTACCTGCTGCGGTCCGGGGACCGCTTGCAGGAGTCGGCGTTGCTGGTACTAGCCGAGCGGATCGCCCATACCCCGACGATGCTTTGTGCCTACAGCGATGAAGGTGCTCTGGTCGAGGGTGAGTCGACCGAGCCGGTGTTCAAGCCTGATTTCAATCTTGACTTGATGCGTTCCTATCCCTATGTCGGCCGCACCTTGGCGTTCTCCCTGGAGCGCTTCCTGGCCGAGGGTGGATTTGACCCGCAGCGGGGCGAGCTGGCACCCCAGGATCTGGTGTGGCGCCTGGTGGAAAGTGCCGGGCCGCAGACGATCGCGCACATCGCCGATATCCAGCTGGAGTCCGAGCTGTCCTTTGGCCAGTGGTTATCGAGTGCGCCGGTGATCCAGTCCAGCGAGGCGTTGGTGGCTGCGCATTTGCAGCGTATCGGGGTGCAGTATCGGATTCGCCACGATGACCTGCCATTGCTCAACCGGATCGACTACCTGCATGGAGAGCGGCCGCTGGTATCGATCATCGTCACGTGCGGCGACTCTCTGCCCGCGCTTCAGTACTGCGTCGAAAGCCTGATCGAGCAGACCGCCTATAACCACTATGAAATCCTGCTGGTGGATGCTGGCAGCCAGGATCCTGGCATGGCGGACTGGCTGGCCGCGATGGGGCAGCTGGGTGGTTCAATGTTGCGAGTGCTGGCCCACGCCGGGGCATCCAGCCAGACCGCGCTGGTCAACAGCGTTGCGAGCCAGGCCCGTGGCGAGTATCTGCTGTTGCTCAGCCACAATGCACGGATCTGTAGCCGTGACTGGCTCGATGAGCTGCTCAACCAGGCACAGCGGCCGGAAGTAGGGGTGGTCGGTGCGCGGATACTGGCTACCGACGGCTCCATCCTGCACGCCGGGCAAGTGCTGGGCCTGGCCGGGCCGGTGGGGTCGCCCTTCATCGGTGAGGCACTGGGCGTGCGCGGGTACATGCAGCGGTTGCAGGTCGTCCAGAACTGGAGTGCAGTCAGCGCCGATTGCCTGATGGTGCGCAAAGAGGTCTTCGACAGTCTCGGGGGGCTGGATGAGCAGGATTTCACAGGCGCTCTGGGCGCTGCCGACTTGTGCCTGCGGGTCGACCGCGATGGCTACCTGGTGGTCTGGACACCCCACGCCACCTTGATGCTGGGCCTGGGAGCGGGGCAGCCGGTGGCGGAAGCCGACCAGGAGGTCTTCTATCGTCGATGGCTGCCCAAGATCGCCCGCGATCCCGCCTACAACCCGGCCCTGAGCCTGGGGTTCTCGAGTTTCAGCCTGGATCCGCCATTGCGCAACAACTGGAACCCGTTCTGCAGTCGTGCGCTGCCTCTGGTGCTGGGGCTGCCAGTCAACAGCTCGGCGGTGGGGCACTATCGAGTGCTCAGCCCGTTGAATGCGTTGGAAGAGGCGGGTCGGATCATCGCCAGGGTGGCTTACGAATCGCCGACCTCGGTGGAGATCGAACGTCTGGCTCCCGACAGCATCGTGCTCCAGGGACGTTATAGCGATGGGGCGGCCAGCGATATCCTGCGGATGAAGAAGTATTCCGGGGCGCTGCGGATCTTCGAGCTCGATGACTATGTCGTCAATGCGCCGAAGAAGAACAGCCATGCCCGCAACAAACCGGCGAATATCGAGCGGATGCTGCGTGACGGGATCGCCTTGTGCGATCGGGTGGTGGTCACCACCCAGCCTCTGGCGGATCTCCTGTCGAGCATGCACAGCGATATCAGGGTCGTGCCCAATATGCTCGCTCGGGAGCCATGGGCGCGCTTGACCAGCCAGCGTGGAACCTCCAGCAAGCCGCGGGTGGGCTGGGGGGGAGGCACCAGTCATACGGGAGACCTGGAAATCATCGCCGATGTGGTGCGTGAACTGGCCGATGAGGTGGAGTGGGTATTCTTCGGCATGTGTCCCGAAGGATTGCGCCCCTATGTGCATGAATTCCATTCGGCGATTGGTTTGCAGGATTATCCCTTCAAGCTGGCCAGCCTGAACCTGGATCTGGCGCTGGCGCCTCTGGAGTTCCATATCTTCAACGACTGCAAGAGCAACCTGCGTCTGCTGGAATATGGCGCTTGTGGTTACCCGGTGATCTGCACCGATACCGAGGCCTACCGTGGCTTCCTGCCGTGCACCAAGGTGCGCAGCAATACCACGCAAGAGTGGTTGCAAGCCATCCGCATGCACCTGGCGGACCCGGTGGCCAGTTATCGCATGGGAGATGAGCTGCGCGAGGCGGTGCATCGCGACTTCATGCTGGGCAGTGACAACCTCCAGCATTGGATGTGGGGCTGGCTGGCGGATTGA
- a CDS encoding flagellar hook-associated protein 3, with product MRISTSQFFETSASNYQRNFANVVKTSEESSSLVRINTAADDPVGAARLLQLGQQASMLDQYKTNTTAIKASLGQTESVMTSINNVLTRAKELAAGAGNAGYTDKDRQANASELGQIEEQLLSLMNTQDENGKYIFGGSKDDVPPFSRNSDGTYSYNGDQSSLKLPIGDTMMMAANSTGWDVFQKATNTSRTEVTTQTAPAPDNGKVFLSNGQMSNAGKYSSQFRSGEPYNVSFVSGTQLKITDASGNDVTSEASQGGVIGNTPNQTVSFRGVDLSLNVNLKEGDVAGTILPQYSFSLGSKPDTFNVARSPSNPSTAQVTGSSVTNQASYNSTFPSGSAVLKFTSATDFDLYAAPLTADSKPVSSGTLAGNVATAAGVSFNLSGAPAANDQFSVAVNTHETQNILDTVSQLKGALNTPSDGNTVATQKQLAALASGMANLASGTDQLTVGISSVGGRGSALDTQVEINTNLAAANVTTRSAIADSDPAEVMTRLTLQKTMLQASQLAFSKISQLGLFNQG from the coding sequence ATGCGTATTTCCACTTCTCAGTTCTTCGAGACTTCGGCTTCCAACTACCAGCGCAACTTTGCCAACGTGGTCAAGACCAGCGAAGAGTCCAGCAGCCTCGTGCGGATCAACACCGCCGCCGATGATCCGGTCGGTGCAGCTCGTCTGTTGCAACTGGGCCAGCAGGCTTCGATGCTCGACCAGTACAAGACCAACACCACGGCGATCAAGGCCTCCCTGGGCCAGACCGAGTCGGTGATGACCAGCATCAACAACGTCCTGACACGTGCCAAGGAACTGGCCGCTGGTGCCGGCAACGCCGGTTATACCGACAAGGACCGCCAGGCCAACGCATCGGAGCTGGGTCAGATCGAAGAGCAGTTGCTGAGCCTGATGAATACCCAGGACGAAAACGGCAAGTACATCTTCGGCGGTTCCAAGGACGATGTGCCGCCGTTCAGCCGCAACTCCGATGGCACCTACAGCTATAACGGCGACCAGAGCAGCCTGAAGCTGCCGATCGGCGACACCATGATGATGGCTGCCAACAGCACCGGCTGGGATGTGTTCCAGAAGGCGACCAACACCAGCCGTACCGAGGTCACCACCCAGACGGCGCCGGCGCCGGATAATGGCAAGGTGTTCCTGTCCAACGGGCAGATGTCCAACGCTGGCAAATACAGCAGCCAGTTCCGTAGCGGCGAGCCGTACAACGTCTCGTTCGTCAGCGGCACCCAGCTGAAGATCACCGATGCCTCGGGCAACGACGTGACGTCGGAAGCCAGCCAGGGCGGTGTCATCGGCAATACCCCGAACCAGACCGTGAGCTTTCGCGGTGTCGACCTGAGCCTCAACGTCAACCTCAAGGAAGGGGACGTGGCCGGCACGATACTGCCGCAGTATTCCTTCAGCCTGGGCTCCAAGCCGGACACCTTCAACGTGGCGCGCAGCCCGAGCAATCCGAGCACGGCTCAGGTGACCGGTAGCAGCGTGACCAACCAGGCGAGCTACAACTCGACGTTCCCCAGCGGTTCGGCGGTCCTGAAGTTCACCAGCGCCACCGACTTCGATCTGTATGCAGCGCCGCTGACTGCCGACAGCAAGCCGGTGTCCTCCGGCACCCTGGCAGGCAACGTGGCCACCGCAGCAGGTGTGAGCTTCAACCTGAGCGGTGCCCCGGCCGCCAACGATCAGTTCAGCGTGGCGGTCAATACCCACGAGACCCAGAACATCCTGGATACCGTGAGCCAGCTCAAGGGCGCGCTGAACACACCATCGGATGGCAACACCGTGGCGACCCAGAAGCAATTGGCCGCCCTCGCTTCGGGCATGGCCAACCTGGCCAGCGGCACCGATCAACTGACGGTAGGCATCAGCTCCGTGGGTGGTCGTGGCTCGGCCCTGGATACCCAGGTCGAGATCAACACCAACCTGGCTGCGGCCAACGTCACCACGCGTTCGGCCATCGCCGATTCCGACCCGGCCGAGGTCATGACCCGCCTGACCCTGCAGAAAACCATGCTGCAAGCCTCGCAGCTGGCCTTCAGCAAGATCAGCCAGCTCGGCCTGTTCAACCAGGGCTGA
- the flgK gene encoding flagellar hook-associated protein FlgK, which yields MSLLNIGMSGLAASQSSLMTTGNNIANADTAGYSRQQTVQGTKASNQFGNVFIGTGTTLADVRRVYNSFLDAQLRTATSLNSDVAAYQQQITPVDKLLSEAGTGMTGALTKFFASVQNLNAKPTDEASRQLLLSDTQALSDRFNSVSKQLNDQNSNINGNLATMAEEVTKLASTVAQLNQKISELSTSGNGMPNDLLDARNETVRQLSQFIKVDVSERGSSLDLYLGSGQPLVMGNTSNSLEVVPGKNDPTRSMLQINRGSSTVDITNVTTGGEIGGLLRYRSEVLDPAMNELGRVALVVADQMNSQMAQGIDKNGEFGGNLFNDINSLRMIGQRSIANTGNSAGSGNFDVTIKDSGKLSTSDYTVTFSSATDYSVKRSDGSDMGTFSTNNPPPVIDGFSLKLNGTAAVGDSFKITPTRNAATSIQTEMTDAKRLALAAPLKAELGAGVKSSLSIGSQPSLVTPIDNYNAAAKLEIQTALKNSGPVKVVFNAPAGGSQTYDYFDAKGVKMGSGSIVPGQTNTLNLSIKMVDASGAPILDGAGVQKTFAVKMDVAGAPNAGDNMNISVNGAGSSDNRNGLALAGLQTKQTVDTGAPSKGITLVDAYGKLIENVGAKASQAKLDSAANGVILANAKGARDSLSGVNLDDETGNLVKYQQYYTASSQIIKAAQTIFSTLISSL from the coding sequence ATGAGTTTGCTCAATATCGGGATGTCCGGGCTGGCTGCCAGCCAATCGTCTTTGATGACCACGGGTAACAACATCGCCAACGCGGACACCGCCGGGTATTCGCGCCAGCAGACCGTGCAGGGCACCAAGGCCTCCAACCAGTTCGGCAACGTCTTCATCGGCACCGGCACCACCCTGGCCGATGTACGCCGGGTGTACAACAGCTTCCTGGATGCCCAGCTGCGCACCGCGACCTCGCTCAACAGCGACGTGGCGGCCTACCAGCAGCAGATCACCCCGGTCGACAAGTTGCTCTCCGAGGCCGGCACCGGCATGACCGGGGCCCTGACCAAATTCTTCGCCTCGGTCCAGAACCTCAATGCCAAGCCTACCGACGAGGCTTCCCGGCAGTTGCTGCTCAGCGATACCCAGGCCCTGAGCGATCGCTTCAACTCGGTGTCCAAGCAGCTCAACGACCAGAACAGCAATATCAACGGCAACCTGGCAACCATGGCCGAAGAGGTCACCAAACTGGCCAGCACGGTTGCCCAGCTCAACCAGAAGATTTCCGAGCTGTCGACCAGCGGCAACGGCATGCCCAACGACCTGCTCGACGCCCGTAACGAAACCGTGCGCCAGCTCTCGCAGTTCATCAAGGTGGACGTGTCCGAGCGCGGCTCCAGCCTCGACCTGTACCTGGGCAGCGGCCAGCCGCTGGTCATGGGCAATACCTCCAACTCCCTGGAGGTGGTGCCGGGCAAGAACGACCCGACCCGCTCCATGTTGCAGATCAACCGCGGCAGCAGCACCGTGGACATCACCAACGTCACCACGGGCGGCGAGATTGGTGGCCTGCTGCGTTATCGCAGCGAGGTGCTGGACCCGGCGATGAACGAACTGGGGCGCGTGGCCCTGGTGGTCGCCGACCAGATGAACAGCCAGATGGCCCAGGGTATCGACAAGAACGGCGAGTTCGGCGGCAACCTGTTCAATGACATCAACAGCCTGCGCATGATCGGCCAGCGCAGCATCGCCAACACCGGCAACAGCGCGGGTTCGGGCAACTTCGATGTCACCATCAAGGACTCCGGCAAGCTGAGCACCAGCGACTACACCGTGACCTTCAGCAGCGCCACGGACTACAGCGTCAAGCGTTCCGACGGCAGCGACATGGGCACGTTCAGCACCAACAACCCGCCGCCGGTCATCGATGGTTTCTCCCTGAAGCTCAATGGCACGGCTGCGGTCGGTGACAGCTTCAAGATCACGCCGACCCGCAATGCCGCGACCTCCATCCAGACCGAGATGACCGACGCCAAGCGCCTGGCCCTTGCTGCGCCGCTCAAGGCCGAGCTTGGTGCGGGCGTCAAGAGCTCGCTGAGCATCGGCTCGCAGCCGTCGCTGGTCACGCCGATCGACAACTACAACGCCGCTGCCAAGCTGGAGATCCAGACCGCGCTGAAGAACTCCGGTCCGGTGAAGGTGGTGTTCAACGCGCCGGCAGGCGGCAGCCAGACCTATGACTACTTCGATGCCAAGGGCGTGAAGATGGGCAGCGGCTCCATCGTTCCGGGGCAGACCAACACCCTCAACCTGAGCATCAAGATGGTCGATGCCAGCGGGGCGCCGATCCTTGACGGTGCCGGGGTGCAGAAGACCTTTGCCGTGAAGATGGATGTGGCAGGCGCGCCAAATGCCGGCGACAACATGAACATCTCGGTCAACGGCGCCGGCTCGTCCGACAACCGCAACGGCCTGGCTCTGGCCGGCCTGCAGACCAAGCAGACCGTCGATACCGGTGCGCCGAGCAAGGGCATCACCCTGGTCGACGCCTACGGCAAGCTGATCGAGAACGTCGGTGCCAAGGCCAGCCAGGCCAAGCTCGACTCGGCCGCCAACGGCGTGATCCTGGCCAATGCCAAGGGCGCCCGTGACTCGCTGTCGGGGGTCAACCTGGACGACGAGACCGGCAACCTGGTCAAGTACCAGCAGTACTACACCGCCTCTTCGCAGATCATCAAGGCTGCGCAAACCATTTTCAGCACGCTGATCAGTAGCCTTTAA